Part of the Oerskovia paurometabola genome is shown below.
CCGCTCCACGCCCGCGAGGTTCTCGACGACCAGGCGTCGCAGCGCCGGGGCCGCGTCGGTGTGGGCGTCGAGCCAGGCCTGCGTCGCGTCGCGCAGATCGGCGTTCGCGAGCGGCGCGGGGTAGAGGCCCACGACGAGCGTCTCGGCGATGTGGTAGCTCCGCTCGGCCCACAGCGTGGTCAACGAGGAGAAGTACTTCTCGACCAGGGGCGCTAGGACCGCAGGGTCGTTGACGTGCTGGAAGCCCTGCGTCGTGGCGCGCACGATCGCGTTGGGCGCCTCGTCCGAGTCCACGAGGGACGCGAACGCGGCGAGCTTGGCCTCGGTCGTGGGCGCGGTCGCGGTCGCGCGGGCCGCGGACTGCTGACCCGTGGCCGTGTGGTCCTGCGCGAGCGCGGCGTCGACCTCGGCCTGGTCCGCACGACCCAGGAGGACGAGGCCCTCGAGGATCTCCCAGCGCAGGTCGGTGTCGATCTCGAGGCCGTCCAGGGCGAGGGAGCCGTCGAGCAGCCCGCGCAGCGCGTCGGCGTGGGCCGGCGTCGAGGCGAGGTGCGCGAAGAACTTCACGAACTGGAACTGGGAGTCCGTGCCGGCCTGGGCCGACTGCGCGAGACGCCACAGCTCGTCGCCGACGACCGCGAGCGTCGCGGCCTGCTTGCCGGGCGTCACGTAGGACTTCGCGGCCAGCGCGAGCTGGTTGAGCGTCGTGCGGATCGTCGTCGACTCGGTCTCGCTGGCGATGTTGCCCAGGACCAGGCGCACGTACTCGCTCGCGGGCGTCTCGCCGTCGCGCGTCGCGTCCCACACCGAGCCCCACACGAGCGAGCGTGCGAGCGGGTCCGTGATGTCGGCGAGGTGCTCGACCGCGACCGCGAGCGACGCCTCGTCGAGACGGATCTTGGCGTACGCGAGGTCGTCGTCGTTGAGCAGGACCAGCTGCGGGCGGTCGAGCCCCGCGAGCCCGGGGACCTCGGTGCGCTCGCCGTCGACGTCGATCTCGACGCGGTGCTCGCGCACCAGGTTCCCGTCGACCACGTTGTAGAAGCCGATCGCGAGGCGGTGGGGGCGGATCGTCGGGTAGTCGGCCGGCGCCTCCTGGAGCACCGCGAACGACACGATGCGTCCGTGCGCGTCGAGCTCGATCTCGGGGCGCAGCGTGTTGACGCCCGCGGTCTCGAGCCACAGCCGCGCCCACGAGCCGAGCTCGCGACCGCTCGTGGCCTCGAGCTCGGTGAGCAGGTCCGTGAGCTCGGTGTTCTTGTACTCGTGCTTCTTGAAGTACTGCGCCACACCGGCCATGAACGCGTCGATGCCGACCCAGGCCACGAGCTGCTTGAGGACCGAGCCGCCCTTGGCGTAGGTGATGCCGTCGAAGTTGACCTGCACGTCCTCGAGGTCGTTGATGGTCGCGACGATCGGGTGCGTGGAGGGGAGCTGGTCCTGGCGGTAGGCCCAGGACTTCTCCATGGCCGCGAACGTCGTCCAGGCCTCGTGCCACTCGGTGGCCTCGGCGGTCGCGAGCGTCGACGCCCACTCCGCGAAGGACTCGTTGAGCCACAGGTCGTTCCACCACTTCATGGTGACCAGGTCGCCGAACCACATGTGCGCGAGCTCGTGCAGGACCGTCACGACCCGACGTTCCTTGATCGCGTCCGTCACCTTGGAGCGGAAGACGTAGGTCTCGGTGAACGTCACGGCGCCCGCGTTCTCCATGGCCCCGGCGTTGAACTCGGGGACGAAGAGCTGGTCGTACTTCGCGAACGGGTACGGGTAGTCGAACTTCTCCTCGAAGAACGCGAAGCCCTGGCGGGTCTTCTCGAAGATGTAGTCGGCGTCGAGGTGGGGCGCGAGGGACTTGCGCGCGAACACGCCGAGCGGGATCACGCGGCCGTCCGACGAGGTCAGCTCGGAGCGCTCGACCACGTACGGGCCCGCGACGATCGCGGTGATGTAGGTCGAGATGACCTGCGTGGGCTCGAACGTCCACGTCGAGGCGTCGACCGCGGGGTCCGTGGCGTGCGTCGCGGGGACGGGCTCGGGCGTCGGGGAGTTCGACACGACCTGCCAGGCCGAGGGGGCCGTGACGGTGAACTGGAACGTTGCCTTGAGGTCGGGCTGCTCGAACGCGGCGAACACGCGGCGCGAGTCGGGGACCTCGAACTGGCTGTACAGGTAGACCTCGCCGTCGACCGGGTCGACGAAGCGGTGCAGGCCCTCGCCCGAGTTGGTGTACGCGGCGTCCGCGACGACGCGGAGCTCGTTCTCCGCGGCGAGACCGTCGAGCTGGATGCGGGAGTCGGCGAAGACGCGGGCGACGTCGAGCTCCTCGCCGTTGAGCACGACCTCGCGCACCGTCGGCGCGATCAGGTCGATGAAGGTGCTCGCCCCGGCGGTCGCGGCGAACCGCACCACCGTGGTCGAGCCGAACGTCGTGGGTCCGGTCGTGAGGTCGAGGGCGACCTCGTAGGAACGGACGGTGACGACACCGGCGCGCTCGGCGGCTTCGGCGCGGGTGAGGTTCTCTCCGGGCACAAACATCTCCTCAGTACGGATCGGGCTGGCCGGGTGGGCCGCGTCGATTCTCCCACGGGGCGCCCCGCCGGTCGCCGTGATTGACGCACCGTCCTGCCGGTCGGAATGTCGGGGTCGTCGGGCGTGTTGAGGCTCCGGGGGAGCGGGCCCGCACCCCCTCCGGACCTTCCCACCCGCTGAGGAGACCTGCCCCGTGACTGCTGTGACGACGTCGGACACCGCGCGAGACCTGCACGAGAGCGACGCGCCCGTGCGCACCGCCGACTTCTGGTTCGACCCGCTGTGTCCCTGGGCCTGGATGACGAGCCGGTGGATGGACGAGGTCTCCGCGGTCCGCGACGTGAGCGTGCGCTGGCACGTCATGAGCCTGTCGGTCCTCAACGAGGGCCGCGAGCTGCCCGAGAAGTACCAGGACCTCATGGAGCGCGGCTGGGGCCCCGTCCGGGTCGTGGTCGCGGCGCAGCAGGAGCACGGTGACGAGGTCGTCAAGCCCCTCTACGACGCGATCGGGACGCGCCTGCACCCGGGCGGGCGCAGCGACTTCGACGCCGTGATCGCCGAGGCGCTCGCCGAGGTCGGCCTGCCCGCGTCGCTCGCCGAGCACGCGACGAGCGACCGCTACGACGCCGAGCTGCGCGCCTCGCACGCCGAGGGCATCTCGCGCGTGGGCGAGGACGTCGGCACGCCCGTCGTGGCGTTCGGCGACGTCGCGTTCTTCGGCCCGGTCGTGACGCCCGCGCCCAAGGGCGAGGACGCCGGACGGTTGTGGGACGGGTGCGTCCTGGTCGCCTCGACGCCCGGCTTCTTCGAGCTCAAGCGCACGCGCACGCAGGGCCCGGTCTTCGACTGACGGGCGACACCCGGCCGTAGCGGCCGCGCTGGGCTTCCCGCCCGACGGCGCATCCTCGCTCGTGCGCGAGGGTGCGCCGTCCGTGCGCCTGGGCGACCGCGTCGGGGGAGGCTGCCGGGGCGACCGGACGAGCCGGGGCACGTGCACCGGACCCGACGGGCCGTGGAAGGATCGACGCCATGGCCTCCTGGAAGCAGCTCGTCGACGACGCCCCCGACCTCGCCGCGCGTGTGCGCTCCCGCTTCGAGGCCGCTGGTCGGCACGTCCTGGCGACACGGACGCTCACCGGCTCCCCGCGGGTCAGCGGTACCGAGGTCGGGTTCTGGCAGGACGACGTGTGGGTCGGCTCCACGTCGCGCTCGGGCAGGTCGATGGACCTGCTCGTCGACCCGCGGTTCGTGCTCCACTCGAACCCCGGCGACGGCTCGCGGACCGACGGGGACGTCAAGGTCGACGGGACGGTCCGCAGCGCTCCGAAGGACGACCCGGGCCGGTCCGCGGTCCTGGCCGCGACGGGCGGAACCGAGCCGTTCCAGCTCTTCTGGCTCGACCTGTCCCGGGTCGTGCTCACGACGGTCGAGGGCGACGCGACGCGGGTCGAGACGTGGCGTCCGGGTGCAGGGGTGCAGGTCGTGGAGCAGCGGGACTGACGCAGGGGCAGGCCGGCCGCACGGCCCCTGGGAACCGACCTCGCGTCGGGGGCATACGGGACCGATCGGACACATTCGCAGTTCGACCGCGGCGGGACGGCCGTGCAATGCTGCGTACTTCTGCCCCGAAAATGCGGGGTCCGAGTCCCCTGAGGAGCTGTGATGTCCGGCAACGCCCCCGTGCCTCCGCCGCCCCCGCACTCCGAGCCTGCCCAGCAGCCTCCGGTCTTCCAGCCCAGGTCGCAGCAGCCCGTGACGCCGTCGGCGAGCCCGTTGCCCCCGGTGCCGACAGCCCCCGACCAGCAGGCCACGGCGTACCAGCCGGTGCAGCCCGCCTATCAGCCGCCCGCCTACCAGCAGCCGCCGGCCCAGCCCGCGTACCAGGCGCCGCCGCCCGCGTATCAACCGCCGCCCGCGTTCGCGCCCGGCGGCGGCCAGCAGGGCGCCTACCAGGCGCAGTCGGCCGCCCCCGAGCCGGCGTACGCCCCGCAGCAGCCCGCGCAGTACGCGGCCCAGCCGCAGTACGCCGCGCAGCAGCCGCCGCAGCAGGCCTACCAGCCCGCCTACGCCGAGCAGCCGTCGGCCCCGGCCCCGGGCGGCGGCTCGGGCGGACGCCCGGGCAGCGGCAGGCGTCGCCTCAGTCCCGGGTGGATCGCCTTCATCGCGGTCGACGTGATCCTCGTCGGCATCGTGGTCGCGTTCGCGATCAACCTCGCGGGGGGCGCGTCAGGCCAGGACGCGCCCGACGCGCCGGGCACGTCCGCCGAGGCGCCCGCGCAGGTGCCCGATGCCCCGGTCGAGAACCCTGGCCCTGTCGCGGTCACGGGCGAGTCCGTGACGAGCCCTAGCCGGAACATCACGTGCACGATCGGCGAGCAGGGCGTCTCGTGCGGTATCGCCGAGCTCGCGACCCAGCCCGCACCGGTGGACGGGTGCACCGGCACCACGGGATACCTGGTGACGCTCACCTCGGGCGGCGTCGAGATCCCCTGCGTCCCGACCGCGGACCAGCCGAAGAAGGCCGGGGACGACGTCGCGGTGCTCGACTACGACCAGAGCAAGACCGTCGGCTCGTTCACCTGCACGAGCTCGAAGACGGGCATGCGCTGCTCCGACAGCGAGACCGGCAAGGGGTTCAACGTGGCGAAGGCCGGGCTCTCCTCGTTCTGACCACGGGCCGAGCCGCGCACGAGCGCCGCCACGACGCCGCCCCGGGCCTGTGCGCCCGGGGCGGCACGTGTCACCAGATGCGCACGCGCTCGGCGGGGGCGAGGTACAGCGCGTCGGACTCCGACACGTCGTACGCCTCGTAGAACTCGTCGAGGTTGCGCACCACGCCGTTGCAGCGGAACTCGTTGGGCGAGTGCGGGTCCGTCGCGAGTCGCCGCACGACCTCCTCGTCACGGCCCTTCGACTGCCACACCTGTGCCCAGCCGAGGAAGACGCGCTCGATGCCCGTCAGGCCGTCGATCACCGGCGCCTCGGACAAGGGACGGCCCAGCGCGATCCGGTACGCCTTGAGCGCGATCGACAGACCGCCCAGGTCGCCGATGTTCTCCCCGATCGTCAGCGCTCCGTTGACGTGCGGGCCGTCGTCGGGCAGCTGGACCGGGCGGAACGCGTCGTACTGCGCGATGAGGGCCTTGGTGCGGACCTCGAACTCGGCCCGGTCCTGCGGCGTCCACCAGTCCTCGAGGCGGCCGTCGCCGTCGTACTTGGAGCCCTGGTCGTCGAACCCGTGCCCGATCTCGTGGCCGATCACGGCCCCGATCCCGCCGTAGTTGACCGCGTCCTCGGCGTCCGGGTCGAAGAAGGGCGGCTGGAGGATGGCGGCCGGGAACACGATCTCGTTCATGCCCGGGTTGTAGTAGGCGTTGACCGTCTGCGGGGTCATGAACCACTCGTCGCGGTCGAGCGGCTTGCCGATCTTGCCGAGCTCGCGGTCCTGGTCGAACGCGGTCGAGCGGCGCACGTTGCCCAGCAGGTCGTCGGCCTCGATCACGAGGGCCGAGTAGTCGCGCCACTTGACCGGGTACCCGATCTTGGGCGTGAACGCCTCGAGCTTGGCGAGCGCCTTGACCTTGGTCTCCTCGGTCATCCAGTCGAGGCCCTCGATGGACTCGCGGTACGCCGCGACGAGGTACGCGACGAGCTCCTCCATGCGCGCCTTGTGCGCGGGCGGGAAGTGCCGCTCGACGTACACCGCGCCGACGGCCTCGCCCAGTGCGCCCTCGACGAGCGAGACACCGCGCTTCCAGCGCTCACGGACCTCCTGCGCCCCGGAGAGCGTGCGGCCGTAGAAGTCGAAGTTCGCCTCGACCAGCTCGTCCGTGAGGTACGGCGCGCGCGCCGAGACCAGGTGGTAGACGGCCCACAGCTTCCAGTCCTCGACCGGGACCGTCTGCCACAGCTCCCCGAAGCCCGTCGCGAAGCCGGGCTCGCGGACCACGAGCTCGTCGAGCGACCCGGCTGGGGCGGCCAGGGCCAGGACCCACGCGTGCCAGTCGAAGCCCGGGGCCGAGTCGGCCAGCGCGCGCAGCGTCATGGGGTTGTACGTGAGGTCGGCGTCGCGGTCGCGCACGACGTCCCAGTGGTGTGCCGCGAGCTGCGTCTCGAGGGCGAGCACACGCTCGGCCGCGTCCTGGGGGGACGCGCCCCACGTGTCTGCCGTGACGCCCGCGAGCGTGAGCATGCGCGCGACGTGCGGCACGTACTTCGCACGGATCTCGGCGTACTGGTCCTCGCGGTAGTACGCCTCGTCAGGCAGTCCGAGCCCACCCTGGTACAGGTAGGCGACGTACTTCTCGGGGTCCTTGGCGTCGTTGTCGACCCAGAACCCGAACGCCCCCGCCCCGCCCGTGCGCTGCAGCGCGCCCAGTGCGCCCGTGAGCTCGGCCTGGTTCGTGGCGGCGGCGATCAGGGCGAGGTCCGGCGCGAGCGGGCTCACACCGCGTGCCTCGATCGCGTCGGTGTCCATGAAGCTCGCGAAGAGCGCGCCGATCTGCGCCTGGACGCCCGTGGCGTCCCCGGACTGCGCCGCGGCGGCGCTGTCGTTGATGATCTCGCGCACGTGCTCCTCGGCCTGGTCGTGCAGCGCGCGGAACGCGCCGTCCATCGACCGGTCGGCGGGGATCTCGTGCGTCTCGAGCCAGCGGCCGTTGACGTGCCGGTACAGGTCGTCCTGCGGGCGGACGGCCGGGTCGAGGGCGGACAGGTCGATACCGGAGGCCGTCGTGCGCGCGGCGTCCGCGGCGCTCGCTGCCTGGCCCGCGGCGGAGGGTGAGGTCTGTGTCATGCGTCTCAGGTTATGCGAGCAGTGGCGCGGGCGGGGAGCGCATCGGGGATGATGGGGGCATGCGCGTTCACATTGCAGCGGACCACGCGGGGTACGAGCTCAAGGCTCACCTCGTCACGCACCTCAAGAGCTCGGGTCACGACGTCGTGGACCACGGTGCCCACGAGTACGACGCCCTCGACGACTACCCGTCGTTCTGCATCGCGGCCGGCGAGGCCGTCGTCGCGGAGCCGGGCAGCCTCGGCGTCGTGATCGGCGGCTCGGGCAACGGCGAGCAGATCGCCGCCAACAAGGTCGACGGCGTGCGCGCCGCCCTGGCCTGGAACCTCGACACCGCGAGGCTGGCCCGCCAGCACAACGACGCCAACGTCATCTCGGTCGGCGGGCGCCAGCACACGGTCGAGGAGGCC
Proteins encoded:
- the pepN gene encoding aminopeptidase N gives rise to the protein MPGENLTRAEAAERAGVVTVRSYEVALDLTTGPTTFGSTTVVRFAATAGASTFIDLIAPTVREVVLNGEELDVARVFADSRIQLDGLAAENELRVVADAAYTNSGEGLHRFVDPVDGEVYLYSQFEVPDSRRVFAAFEQPDLKATFQFTVTAPSAWQVVSNSPTPEPVPATHATDPAVDASTWTFEPTQVISTYITAIVAGPYVVERSELTSSDGRVIPLGVFARKSLAPHLDADYIFEKTRQGFAFFEEKFDYPYPFAKYDQLFVPEFNAGAMENAGAVTFTETYVFRSKVTDAIKERRVVTVLHELAHMWFGDLVTMKWWNDLWLNESFAEWASTLATAEATEWHEAWTTFAAMEKSWAYRQDQLPSTHPIVATINDLEDVQVNFDGITYAKGGSVLKQLVAWVGIDAFMAGVAQYFKKHEYKNTELTDLLTELEATSGRELGSWARLWLETAGVNTLRPEIELDAHGRIVSFAVLQEAPADYPTIRPHRLAIGFYNVVDGNLVREHRVEIDVDGERTEVPGLAGLDRPQLVLLNDDDLAYAKIRLDEASLAVAVEHLADITDPLARSLVWGSVWDATRDGETPASEYVRLVLGNIASETESTTIRTTLNQLALAAKSYVTPGKQAATLAVVGDELWRLAQSAQAGTDSQFQFVKFFAHLASTPAHADALRGLLDGSLALDGLEIDTDLRWEILEGLVLLGRADQAEVDAALAQDHTATGQQSAARATATAPTTEAKLAAFASLVDSDEAPNAIVRATTQGFQHVNDPAVLAPLVEKYFSSLTTLWAERSYHIAETLVVGLYPAPLANADLRDATQAWLDAHTDAAPALRRLVVENLAGVERALTAQGADS
- a CDS encoding mycothiol-dependent nitroreductase Rv2466c family protein; the protein is MTTSDTARDLHESDAPVRTADFWFDPLCPWAWMTSRWMDEVSAVRDVSVRWHVMSLSVLNEGRELPEKYQDLMERGWGPVRVVVAAQQEHGDEVVKPLYDAIGTRLHPGGRSDFDAVIAEALAEVGLPASLAEHATSDRYDAELRASHAEGISRVGEDVGTPVVAFGDVAFFGPVVTPAPKGEDAGRLWDGCVLVASTPGFFELKRTRTQGPVFD
- a CDS encoding pyridoxamine 5'-phosphate oxidase family protein, whose product is MASWKQLVDDAPDLAARVRSRFEAAGRHVLATRTLTGSPRVSGTEVGFWQDDVWVGSTSRSGRSMDLLVDPRFVLHSNPGDGSRTDGDVKVDGTVRSAPKDDPGRSAVLAATGGTEPFQLFWLDLSRVVLTTVEGDATRVETWRPGAGVQVVEQRD
- a CDS encoding M13 family metallopeptidase, with amino-acid sequence MTQTSPSAAGQAASAADAARTTASGIDLSALDPAVRPQDDLYRHVNGRWLETHEIPADRSMDGAFRALHDQAEEHVREIINDSAAAAQSGDATGVQAQIGALFASFMDTDAIEARGVSPLAPDLALIAAATNQAELTGALGALQRTGGAGAFGFWVDNDAKDPEKYVAYLYQGGLGLPDEAYYREDQYAEIRAKYVPHVARMLTLAGVTADTWGASPQDAAERVLALETQLAAHHWDVVRDRDADLTYNPMTLRALADSAPGFDWHAWVLALAAPAGSLDELVVREPGFATGFGELWQTVPVEDWKLWAVYHLVSARAPYLTDELVEANFDFYGRTLSGAQEVRERWKRGVSLVEGALGEAVGAVYVERHFPPAHKARMEELVAYLVAAYRESIEGLDWMTEETKVKALAKLEAFTPKIGYPVKWRDYSALVIEADDLLGNVRRSTAFDQDRELGKIGKPLDRDEWFMTPQTVNAYYNPGMNEIVFPAAILQPPFFDPDAEDAVNYGGIGAVIGHEIGHGFDDQGSKYDGDGRLEDWWTPQDRAEFEVRTKALIAQYDAFRPVQLPDDGPHVNGALTIGENIGDLGGLSIALKAYRIALGRPLSEAPVIDGLTGIERVFLGWAQVWQSKGRDEEVVRRLATDPHSPNEFRCNGVVRNLDEFYEAYDVSESDALYLAPAERVRIW
- a CDS encoding ribose-5-phosphate isomerase; translation: MRVHIAADHAGYELKAHLVTHLKSSGHDVVDHGAHEYDALDDYPSFCIAAGEAVVAEPGSLGVVIGGSGNGEQIAANKVDGVRAALAWNLDTARLARQHNDANVISVGGRQHTVEEATSFVDAFLAEPFSGDERHQRRIDQLAAYEASRHQA